The DNA segment AAATGTGCATTtgtctctctcaaacataatttcaaatattttttccttAACTTTCTCATGCACGGTAAAATCTTCAGTAATCACATATCTCACACCAAAGGACCCCTCATCAGTGGATTCAATGTCACAATACATCTTTTCTGTCAATTCTTGTTGAAATTCTTTAAATTTTACAATTGTATAAGCACTTTGAAATTGCCTCTCCATATCAAATCGAGTAACGCAAGGGACCACCTGGGAGAAGGACTTAAAATCGGCTTGGAACTCTTTCTCAAATTTACTTCTTAGAGCTTGCTCATATTGCTCGACAAACTGTTTTAAAGATATTTTTGAATGCACATACCCATAAAAAAAAGCATTGATACCCTCACTTCGTTGAGTTGTTGACATTCCGGCCCAAAATGATGTTATGAGAAAACAAGGAACCCAACGACGTCTCTCCCTATAAAGCCCTATCAACCAATCATTATTTTGCAATTCATAcatatcaagcatagaaacccAGCCCTGTTCGAACTCATTCTCACTTTGTGATTCATACACCAATTCGTGCACAGAACAGAGTATGGAAGCCTTTTGAGAATGATATCCAAATTTTTCAGGTaatttcttaagtatatgccaTAAACACCACCTATTTTTTGTGTTAGGAAATACGATTTCTATGGCATTCTGCATTGTCTTGTCCTGATCAGTGATTATCCCTTGAGGTGTCTGAAATTCCATGCACTCTTGCCATATCCTAAACAACCATACAAATGTCTCTGTATCCTCATTAGAAAGTATACCACATCCAAGTAGTGTCGACTGTCCATGATGATTTACACCGATGAAAGGAGCAAATGTCATGTCATACTTATTAGTCAAATATGCTGTATCAAAAGTCACTACATCACCAAATTCCTTGTAAGCTTGCCTACTCCTATTATCTGCCCAAAATACATTTTTTAATCGACCATCATCATCCAAATCTAAGCTAAAGAAAAAACCAGGACAAAGAGACTGCATTTTCGAGAAATAAGCTTGAATAGCAGCTGCATCTCCCTCTCCAAGTCTTAATTTTCTGACCTTATCGATATAATTACGACAATCTTTTTCAATAAAAGtcatattttcatatccaccTTTTTCAACAACAACCGAGTTAAAACTTTTATGAAGAGGAATACCTGCTATATCATTCACCTCTAATTGTCGTTTCACATGAGCATTCAACTCACGATAGCAACGAAATACTCTGAATTTGGATGGGCTAATTTCGTGATTGTGCTCGAGATAGACACTGGTAATTTTCCATACTCCAGTAGCATCTGAACAAGCTGACAACCTAGCTTTGCAACCTGTTTGACTGGTTGG comes from the Henckelia pumila isolate YLH828 chromosome 1, ASM3356847v2, whole genome shotgun sequence genome and includes:
- the LOC140874279 gene encoding protein FAR-RED IMPAIRED RESPONSE 1-like codes for the protein MSIVLVLQLEKELHKRITFVTFFVFTCSREGCRSSNTSTTLKPQPTSQTGCKARLSACSDATGVWKITSVYLEHNHEISPSKFRVFRCYRELNAHVKRQLEVNDIAGIPLHKSFNSVVVEKGGYENMTFIEKDCRNYIDKVRKLRLGEGDAAAIQAYFSKMQSLCPGFFFSLDLDDDGRLKNVFWADNRSRQAYKEFGDVVTFDTAYLTNKYDMTFAPFIGVNHHGQSTLLGCGILSNEDTETFVWLFRIWQECMEFQTPQGIITDQDKTMQNAIEIVFPNTKNRWCLWHILKKLPEKFGYHSQKASILCSVHELVYESQSENEFEQGWVSMLDMYELQNNDWLIGLYRERRRWVPCFLITSFWAGMSTTQRSEGINAFFYGYVHSKISLKQFVEQYEQALRSKFEKEFQADFKSFSQVVPCVTRFDMERQFQSAYTIVKFKEFQQELTEKMYCDIESTDEGSFGVRYVITEDFTVHEKVKEKIFEIMFERDKCTFSCSCHLFEFRGIICRHVIIVLIRNKFSVVPEQYILRRWRKDVRRLYTRVKINYNGWITTPVQLNYEKLCDAFKNVADLAADNDNETQMLLEWIESKTSDLAISKLQLDCGRNLVSPPSMQVQSDRVDNLYQTSTCKVLDPKYTKTKGAPKKLRKKVHWRSAKDINFIFY